One genomic window of Paenisporosarcina antarctica includes the following:
- a CDS encoding MGMT family protein, which yields MQPFTAEVVRVLKEIPEGYVVSYGQVARMAGSPRAARQVVRILHTMSEKYDLPWHRVVNVRGEIAVPNEESKDLQRMLLLGEGVAFLSDGRVDLSVFHKD from the coding sequence ATGCAACCATTTACAGCAGAAGTGGTACGCGTTTTAAAAGAAATACCTGAAGGATACGTCGTCTCTTATGGGCAAGTCGCTCGCATGGCGGGTAGTCCACGTGCAGCAAGACAAGTTGTGCGTATTTTACATACCATGAGCGAAAAATACGACTTACCTTGGCATCGAGTAGTAAACGTCCGTGGGGAAATTGCCGTACCCAATGAAGAATCGAAGGACCTGCAACGTATGTTACTTCTAGGTGAAGGTGTTGCTTTTTTAAGTGATGGACGGGTTGATTTGAGTGTTTTTCACAAGGATTAA